One Candidatus Rokuibacteriota bacterium DNA segment encodes these proteins:
- a CDS encoding DUF433 domain-containing protein: protein MATLDSVVHADPEILGGTPVFRGTRVPVKNLLDYLAAGDSLDQFLDDFPTVRRDQAVAALELAKDLLTAGAHPAR from the coding sequence ATGGCGACGTTGGATTCCGTCGTGCACGCCGATCCCGAGATCCTGGGAGGCACGCCCGTCTTCCGGGGGACCCGGGTCCCCGTGAAGAACCTCCTCGACTACCTGGCCGCCGGGGACAGCCTGGATCAGTTCCTCGACGACTTTCCCACCGTGAGGCGTGACCAGGCCGTCGCTGCACTCGAGCTCGCCAAGGATCTGCTGACCGCCGGTGCGCATCCTGCTCGATGA
- a CDS encoding carboxymuconolactone decarboxylase family protein, with translation MSDDERAQRSEALIARMKAARGYTYPEWEFAARQDPDFVEAYNRLYELGLGEGRHVSAKVREFVAIALLAFRGLEEAGLVTHMRRAMRLGATREELLEVLETCLVPGGAPTFYRGLSALMQVDDSERR, from the coding sequence ATGAGCGACGACGAGAGGGCCCAGCGCTCCGAGGCCCTGATCGCCCGGATGAAGGCGGCGCGGGGCTACACCTATCCGGAGTGGGAGTTCGCGGCACGGCAGGACCCCGACTTCGTCGAGGCCTACAACCGGCTCTACGAGCTCGGCCTCGGGGAGGGGCGGCACGTGTCGGCCAAGGTGCGGGAGTTCGTGGCCATCGCCCTGCTGGCCTTCCGCGGGCTGGAGGAGGCCGGCCTGGTGACGCACATGCGGCGGGCCATGCGACTCGGCGCGACGCGCGAGGAGCTGCTCGAGGTCCTCGAGACGTGCCTGGTCCCGGGCGGGGCGCCGACATTCTACCGCGGCCTGAGCGCCCTCATGCAGGTGGACGACAGTGAGCGCCGCTGA
- a CDS encoding tetratricopeptide repeat protein, protein MSPLYGWLGPADLLAWRFLFPTLSFALVTVGLVVGRRRWPGALAAWVSSALMVLPVSGLVMRAGPYLAADRYSYLSSLGLALLGGGALRHWWLAGRWPADGRRRAAVLAGLLVVVLGALGTLTRGQIHVWRDSETLWTHATSVAPSSIAHFNLGLFRETQGLRQKAAEHYRRALAINPDLAQAHSGLGLALAQESRIPEALFHLREEVRLNPGSSRARKNLAAILVRQGRTAEAIEQLRRAVQLSPGDTMAHNDLGNALAVQGQLDEAVQHYQEVLKLTPESPEVHNNLGMVRALQGRKSEAVEHFRRALSIRPGFQAAQKNLDWALAGGGPAR, encoded by the coding sequence GTGTCGCCGCTGTACGGGTGGCTGGGGCCGGCGGACTTGCTGGCGTGGCGCTTCCTGTTTCCGACGCTGAGCTTCGCGCTCGTGACGGTGGGCCTGGTCGTGGGACGCCGGCGCTGGCCCGGCGCGCTCGCGGCCTGGGTCTCTTCGGCGTTGATGGTGCTGCCGGTGAGCGGGCTGGTGATGCGCGCCGGCCCGTACCTCGCGGCCGACCGCTACAGCTATCTTTCCAGCCTCGGCCTGGCGCTGCTCGGCGGGGGCGCGCTCCGGCACTGGTGGCTGGCGGGGCGCTGGCCCGCTGACGGCCGCCGCCGCGCGGCTGTCCTGGCGGGGCTGCTGGTGGTCGTCCTGGGCGCACTGGGAACGCTCACCCGGGGGCAGATCCACGTCTGGCGCGATTCGGAGACGCTCTGGACACACGCCACCTCCGTCGCCCCATCGTCCATCGCTCACTTCAACCTCGGCCTGTTCCGCGAGACTCAGGGGCTGCGCCAGAAGGCGGCCGAGCACTACCGCAGGGCGCTCGCGATCAACCCCGACCTGGCCCAGGCGCACAGCGGTCTCGGCCTGGCGCTGGCGCAGGAGAGCCGGATTCCCGAGGCCCTCTTCCACCTGCGCGAGGAGGTTCGACTGAACCCGGGATCGTCCCGGGCGCGCAAGAACCTGGCCGCCATCCTCGTCCGGCAGGGCCGGACGGCCGAGGCCATCGAGCAGCTGCGCCGGGCGGTGCAGCTGAGCCCCGGCGACACCATGGCGCATAACGATCTGGGGAATGCCCTCGCCGTCCAGGGGCAGCTCGACGAGGCGGTCCAGCACTACCAGGAGGTCTTGAAGCTCACCCCCGAGTCCCCGGAGGTGCACAACAACCTCGGGATGGTGCGGGCGCTGCAAGGCCGGAAGAGCGAGGCCGTCGAGCACTTCCGCCGAGCGCTCTCGATCAGACCAGGCTTCCAGGCCGCGCAGAAGAACCTCGACTGGGCGCTGGCGGGAGGCGGCCCGGCGAGGTAG
- a CDS encoding type II toxin-antitoxin system HicA family toxin: protein MKVGEVLRMLQDDGWRLVATKGSHRQFKHGSKPGRVTVPGKPSDDLAPGTLNSILKQAGLRK, encoded by the coding sequence GTGAAAGTCGGTGAGGTACTGCGGATGCTGCAGGACGATGGATGGCGTCTCGTCGCCACGAAAGGCAGCCACCGCCAGTTCAAGCATGGCTCCAAACCAGGACGCGTCACCGTCCCCGGAAAGCCGAGCGACGATCTCGCCCCAGGCACCCTGAATAGCATCCTCAAACAGGCTGGACTCAGGAAGTGA
- a CDS encoding type II toxin-antitoxin system HicB family antitoxin, with the protein MRYAIVIEKAESNYSAYVPDLPGCVATGASLEEVEAEIREAIELHLEGMREDGVPIPTPQSKVDYVEVSA; encoded by the coding sequence ATGCGATACGCGATCGTGATCGAGAAAGCCGAGAGCAACTACTCCGCCTATGTCCCGGATCTTCCCGGCTGCGTTGCCACCGGCGCTTCTCTCGAAGAAGTGGAGGCCGAGATCCGCGAGGCCATCGAGCTCCATCTCGAAGGCATGCGCGAAGACGGTGTACCTATTCCGACACCGCAGAGCAAGGTTGACTACGTCGAAGTGTCCGCATAA
- a CDS encoding zinc-binding dehydrogenase, whose translation MGGTVRAAVLVNPKTIELREFARPAIGPDDALLRIEACGICGSDYEQYEGAAPPHEDYTQYPVVPGHEPLGLIEEIGARARERWSLREGDRVAVRSGYGCGRCTACGRFETRACRTRGGTYGYTDVSKPPHLWGGYAEHMYLCPHSVLKKMDPRIPAGVAVMFNPLAAGLSWAGSVPATGPGDRVVILGAGQRGLCCVIAARAAGARQIVITGLSRDAHKLALARELGADVTINAETEDVVASVREATGGGAEVVVDTTPYSPESLGHAVAIAVRKGRIVVAGLKGQRPARELPVDDVIYKELTIRGVLSMPVEDTFRAVDLIESGRHPLEKMHTHSFPIEQAEDAIHALVGAVPGLNPVHVAIVPGAPPVSLRAQAR comes from the coding sequence ATGGGAGGCACGGTGCGCGCGGCGGTGCTCGTCAATCCGAAGACGATCGAGCTACGGGAGTTCGCGCGGCCGGCGATCGGGCCGGACGACGCGCTCCTCCGGATCGAGGCCTGCGGCATCTGCGGCAGCGACTACGAGCAGTACGAGGGCGCGGCGCCCCCGCACGAGGACTACACGCAGTACCCGGTCGTCCCCGGGCACGAGCCGCTGGGCCTCATCGAGGAGATCGGGGCGCGGGCGCGGGAGCGCTGGAGCCTCCGCGAGGGCGACCGCGTGGCCGTGCGCTCGGGCTATGGCTGCGGCCGCTGCACCGCCTGCGGCCGGTTCGAGACGCGCGCCTGCCGCACGCGCGGCGGCACCTACGGCTACACCGACGTGAGCAAGCCCCCGCACCTCTGGGGCGGCTACGCCGAGCACATGTACCTCTGCCCCCACTCCGTCCTGAAGAAGATGGACCCGCGGATCCCCGCCGGCGTCGCGGTCATGTTCAACCCCCTCGCCGCAGGCCTCTCCTGGGCCGGCTCCGTCCCCGCCACCGGCCCCGGCGACCGGGTCGTCATCCTGGGCGCGGGCCAGCGCGGGCTGTGCTGCGTGATCGCGGCCCGCGCGGCCGGCGCCCGCCAGATCGTCATCACGGGGCTCTCCCGCGACGCCCACAAGCTCGCGCTGGCCCGCGAGCTGGGCGCCGACGTCACCATCAATGCCGAGACGGAGGACGTGGTCGCCAGCGTGCGCGAGGCGACGGGAGGCGGGGCGGAGGTGGTGGTCGACACCACCCCCTATTCGCCGGAGTCCCTCGGGCATGCCGTCGCCATCGCCGTGCGGAAGGGCCGGATCGTCGTGGCGGGCCTCAAGGGCCAGCGGCCCGCGCGCGAGCTCCCCGTCGACGACGTGATCTACAAGGAGCTGACCATCCGCGGCGTGCTCAGCATGCCCGTGGAGGACACCTTCCGCGCCGTCGACCTCATCGAGTCGGGCCGCCACCCGCTCGAGAAGATGCACACGCACTCCTTCCCCATCGAGCAGGCCGAAGACGCGATCCACGCGCTCGTCGGCGCCGTCCCCGGCCTCAACCCGGTGCACGTCGCCATCGTGCCGGGCGCGCCCCCCGTGTCGCTCCGGGCTCAGGCCAGGTAG
- a CDS encoding SDR family oxidoreductase has protein sequence MSAADQELSGRVAIVTGAGAGIGAGLAAALAGAGAAVAVADIDEAGAAATVRGIEETGGRALAVRVDVSDAGPVEDMVRRTAAAFGGVDVLVNNAGIATTELVEDLDEARWRRVLDVNLTGAFLCSKAVLPLMRAKGWGRIVNIASVAAKRISFTGAASYTASKAGLLGFTRHLAYEVAPYGINVNAICPGPTLTPMYERNADEQTRRERIAMVPKGRWITPGDLGRVTVFLCSEAADPLCGLALDVDGGSLLGWMPWETYMTKRRRR, from the coding sequence GTGAGCGCCGCTGATCAGGAGCTGTCGGGCCGCGTCGCCATCGTGACCGGCGCCGGGGCCGGCATCGGCGCGGGGCTCGCCGCGGCGCTGGCCGGGGCCGGCGCGGCGGTGGCGGTCGCCGACATCGACGAGGCCGGCGCCGCCGCGACGGTCCGCGGGATCGAGGAGACGGGGGGCCGGGCCCTGGCGGTGCGGGTGGACGTGAGCGACGCCGGCCCCGTGGAGGACATGGTCCGCCGGACGGCGGCGGCCTTCGGCGGGGTGGACGTGCTCGTGAACAACGCCGGCATCGCGACGACCGAGCTCGTCGAGGACCTCGACGAGGCGCGCTGGCGCCGGGTGCTCGACGTGAACCTGACCGGCGCCTTCCTCTGCTCGAAGGCCGTGCTGCCGCTCATGCGGGCGAAGGGGTGGGGACGCATCGTCAACATCGCCTCGGTGGCGGCCAAGCGCATCAGCTTCACGGGAGCCGCGAGCTACACGGCCTCGAAGGCCGGGCTCCTCGGTTTCACGCGCCACCTGGCCTACGAGGTCGCCCCGTACGGCATCAACGTCAACGCCATCTGCCCCGGCCCCACGCTCACGCCCATGTACGAGCGGAACGCGGACGAGCAGACCCGGCGCGAGCGCATCGCGATGGTCCCCAAGGGACGCTGGATCACCCCCGGCGACCTCGGACGGGTCACCGTCTTCCTCTGCTCGGAGGCCGCCGACCCCCTCTGCGGCCTCGCCCTCGACGTGGATGGCGGGAGCCTGCTCGGCTGGATGCCGTGGGAGACGTACATGACCAAGCGGCGGCGGAGGTGA
- a CDS encoding Gfo/Idh/MocA family oxidoreductase → MTDKTIRVGFVGAGNNTRRRHIPGFRALPGIELVAVANRTRESGERVAREFGIARVHADWRDLVRADDVDAVCIGTWPYMHCEITLAALAQGKHVLCEARMAMDAAEGRRMLEAARRAPHLVAQLVPAPHTLEVDGTLQALLAEGYAGEVLAVELQATQGGFVEPEAPLHWRQDTSLSGLNILNMGIWYEAMMRWLGPARRVMAMTKVAVPRRRDAGGAWHEVRVPDHVDILATLAGGAVAHLRFSAVTALAPPSEVWIFGTDGTLKLEADARRLRGGRRGEGELREIPIPAERRIGWRVEEAFVNAIRGRETVSRTTFEDGVRYMEFTEAVARSAARGQAVDVVAL, encoded by the coding sequence ATGACCGACAAGACGATCCGCGTGGGCTTCGTGGGCGCAGGCAACAACACCCGCCGCCGCCACATTCCTGGGTTCCGGGCCCTGCCCGGTATCGAGCTGGTGGCGGTGGCCAACCGGACACGGGAGTCGGGTGAGCGCGTCGCCCGCGAGTTCGGCATCGCCCGCGTCCACGCGGACTGGCGGGACCTCGTGCGGGCGGACGACGTCGATGCGGTCTGCATCGGGACCTGGCCCTACATGCACTGCGAGATCACGCTGGCCGCGCTCGCGCAGGGCAAGCACGTACTCTGCGAGGCGCGCATGGCCATGGACGCCGCCGAGGGGCGGCGCATGCTCGAGGCCGCGCGCCGGGCGCCGCACCTCGTGGCCCAGCTCGTCCCGGCGCCCCACACGCTCGAGGTCGACGGGACCCTCCAGGCGCTCCTGGCCGAGGGCTACGCGGGCGAGGTGCTGGCCGTGGAGCTCCAGGCGACCCAGGGTGGCTTCGTCGAGCCCGAGGCGCCGCTGCACTGGCGCCAGGACACCTCGCTCAGCGGGCTCAACATCCTCAACATGGGCATCTGGTACGAGGCAATGATGCGCTGGCTGGGGCCGGCCCGCCGCGTGATGGCGATGACGAAGGTCGCCGTGCCGCGCCGCCGCGACGCCGGCGGCGCCTGGCACGAGGTGCGGGTGCCCGACCACGTCGACATCCTGGCCACGCTGGCCGGCGGCGCCGTCGCCCACTTGCGCTTCAGCGCGGTCACGGCGCTGGCGCCGCCGAGCGAGGTGTGGATCTTCGGGACCGACGGCACGCTGAAGCTCGAGGCCGACGCCCGGCGTCTCCGGGGCGGGCGGCGGGGCGAGGGCGAGCTCCGCGAGATCCCGATCCCCGCCGAGCGGCGCATCGGCTGGCGGGTCGAGGAGGCGTTCGTCAACGCGATCCGCGGCCGGGAGACGGTCTCGCGCACGACCTTCGAGGACGGCGTCCGCTACATGGAGTTCACCGAGGCCGTGGCGCGGAGCGCCGCCCGGGGCCAGGCCGTCGACGTCGTCGCCCTCTGA
- a CDS encoding NIPSNAP family protein produces MIYEIRTYSLAPGSLGEVEKRFGEGYEHRKKYSELTAFWHTEIGPLNEIVHVWGYRDLAERARIRGEAAKDPNWPPRVGEFVRAMRSEIVVPFSFSPEIRPGKVGPIFELRYYTLKPGMLPEVAKGWEAKLPERAKLSPVVLAGGVEFGQANGFVHIWAYPSLDERARIRGEAVQKGVWPPSGGRDRLLTQENKILLPAAFSPLQ; encoded by the coding sequence ATGATCTACGAGATCCGCACCTACAGCCTCGCCCCCGGGAGCCTCGGCGAGGTCGAGAAGCGCTTCGGCGAGGGCTACGAGCACCGCAAGAAGTACTCCGAGCTGACGGCCTTCTGGCACACGGAGATCGGGCCGCTCAACGAGATCGTCCACGTCTGGGGGTATCGCGACCTCGCCGAGCGGGCGCGCATCCGGGGCGAGGCGGCCAAGGACCCGAACTGGCCGCCCCGGGTCGGCGAGTTCGTCCGCGCCATGCGCTCGGAGATCGTCGTGCCGTTCTCGTTCTCGCCCGAGATCCGTCCCGGGAAGGTCGGGCCGATCTTCGAGCTGCGCTACTACACGTTGAAGCCGGGCATGCTTCCCGAGGTGGCGAAGGGCTGGGAGGCGAAGCTGCCGGAGCGGGCGAAGCTCTCGCCCGTCGTGCTGGCCGGCGGCGTCGAGTTCGGCCAGGCCAATGGCTTCGTCCACATCTGGGCCTACCCGAGCCTCGACGAGCGCGCCAGGATCCGCGGGGAGGCGGTGCAGAAGGGCGTCTGGCCACCGTCGGGCGGGCGGGACCGGCTGCTGACGCAGGAGAACAAGATCCTGCTGCCCGCCGCCTTCTCTCCGCTCCAGTAG
- a CDS encoding RidA family protein: protein MEVESKLRQLGLALPAPTKLPPGVEIPFAWVRILGDRAYVSGHGPLAPDGSPEGPFGRVGAEVSLDQACAAARSATLAILSSLKRELGDLDRVAAWLTVSGMVNVAPGFTQTTTVINGCSDLLLKLYGPEAGRHARTAIGMAQLPLNLPVVIAAEVGIR, encoded by the coding sequence ATGGAAGTCGAATCCAAGCTTCGACAGCTCGGCCTTGCTCTGCCGGCGCCCACAAAACTTCCGCCTGGCGTCGAGATTCCCTTTGCGTGGGTCCGGATCCTCGGCGACCGCGCGTATGTCTCCGGTCATGGGCCACTTGCCCCCGACGGTTCGCCGGAGGGGCCTTTTGGCAGGGTCGGGGCGGAAGTCTCGCTAGATCAGGCTTGCGCCGCGGCGCGCTCGGCGACACTGGCGATCTTGTCGAGTCTGAAGCGCGAACTCGGCGATCTCGATCGGGTCGCTGCCTGGCTCACCGTGTCAGGAATGGTCAACGTCGCGCCTGGTTTCACGCAAACGACAACCGTGATCAATGGCTGTTCCGACCTCCTCCTCAAGCTTTACGGACCCGAGGCGGGTCGCCATGCCCGGACGGCGATCGGCATGGCCCAGCTTCCTCTCAATCTTCCGGTTGTTATCGCGGCTGAAGTCGGTATTCGGTGA
- a CDS encoding DUF5615 family PIN-like protein: MRILLDESLPRPLARLLPEHEVRTVAAMGWTGIRNSELLQLAADRFDVFLTADQNLEHQQHLSALPIAVVVLVAPTNRIESLRPLVPALLRGLQTVTPRQLIRVGA, translated from the coding sequence GTGCGCATCCTGCTCGATGAATCCTTGCCGCGACCACTGGCCCGCCTTCTGCCGGAACACGAGGTCCGCACGGTCGCGGCGATGGGCTGGACGGGAATCAGAAACAGCGAGCTGCTGCAACTGGCGGCTGATAGGTTCGACGTCTTCTTGACGGCCGATCAGAATCTGGAGCACCAGCAACACCTCAGCGCCCTCCCGATTGCGGTCGTTGTTCTCGTCGCCCCAACGAACCGGATCGAGTCCCTCCGGCCTCTCGTACCTGCGCTGCTGCGAGGTCTCCAGACAGTGACGCCTCGCCAGCTCATCCGCGTCGGCGCCTAA